Within Microbispora sp. ZYX-F-249, the genomic segment AACTGGATCCCGGCGCCTTCCTTGTTGCCGAGCGCGAAGCACGTGGCCCCGGTCGCCTTCTTGATGGCCGCGCAGGACTCGAGGAGCTCGTCCCAGGTCGCGGGCGGTTTCGCCGGATCGAGTCCGGCCTTCTCGTAGAGCGCCTTGTTGTAGTAGATCGGGTGCCCCTGCAGGGTCACCGGCGCGGCGTAGATCTTGCCGTCCTTGCTGAACGCGTCCCAGCCCGCCAGCCGGCTCTTGTCCGCGGCGACGTACTGGTCCAGCGGGAGGAGCGCGTCGGCGCGGTCGCGGATCTGCCCGCCGCCGTTGAAGAGCATGACGTCAGGCCCCTTGCCGGACTGGATCGCCGTGCCGAGCAGGGTGTAGTACTGGTCGAACGGCTGGGCGACGAACTCGACCGTGACCCCGGGATGCCGCCCGGCGAAGTCGGCCTTCGCTTTCTCTATGTAGGTCGCGGCGGCCGGTTCACCGGACTTCCAGTCCCAGACCACCAGCTTGCGCTGCTCCTGCGACGCCTTCCCGGAGGACGGGGACTCCGTCCGTGCGGCGCTCCCGCAGCCGGTCACGGCCAGTCCCGCGACCATCAGGACCGCCCACCACCGCTGCTGTCTCATCGCTGCTCGCTTTCCAGTGAGCGGCCGGCTGGCCCGGCCGGTCTTCGGCGAAACGTAACTCGTATGACGTATTACGTCAATAGCCGTCACCTATACTGGCGCGGTGGCGCTGTTCGTGTGGGCCACCGGAGGGGGATATGACGGCATCGCAGGAAACGGCCGGTGGCATCCCGGCGTCCCCCGCCTGGGTACGGCGCCCGGCCAGTCTCGCCCGGGCGGTGACGGCCGAGCTGGTGGAGCGCATCGTCCGCGGCGTGCACCCGCCGGGAACGCCGCTGCCCCCCGAGCCCGCGCTGTGCGAAGCCTTCTCCGTCAGCCGCACCGTCGTCCGCGAGGCCGTGAAGGTCCTGCAGGAGAAAGGGCTCGTACAGGTCCGCCAGGGCGCCGGCACCATGGTGACGCCCCCGGCGATGTGGGACATGCTCGACGAGCTCGTCCTCGCCGCGACCATCGCCGAGGACGAGACCCTCGCGATTCTCGACGACGTCGTCGTCACACGGCGCGTGCTGGAGTCCGACATGGCGAACGTCGCCGCCCGCCTGGCCGGGCCGGACACCGTCGAGCGGTTGCGCGCGCTGGTGGACCGGATGGACGAGCTCGTGGACGACCACGTCACCTACGCGGACAGCGACCGCGCCTTCCACGACACGATCATGCAGGCGTCCGGGAACCGCATCGCTCGCGGCGTCGTACGGGCGCTGGAGAACCAGGTCATCCACACCGCCCGCTACACGGGCCGGACCGAGCGGGCCCTGTGCGTGGCGTCGAACCTCGGCCACCGCCGCATCTACGAACGCATCGCCGCCCGCGATCCCGACGGCGCCGCCGAGGCGATGTTCAACCACATCACCGAGGCCTGGGTCGTCCGCCGCAGCGGACCTGCCGACCCGGTACGGCTGCGGCGCTGACACCGGGTTCCCCACCCTCGCAAACGATTCGAGCCCCGGGGAGTGAAAGTTTCAGCGCGGCCCGTCAGCGGCGGCCACGGCCGCTTTCCCTGGCCAGGCGAGGGAACGGCGGGCCGGCCGTGACGGTGATCCGCGGCACCGGGAAGACCGGGCCTTGACAGGTCCGGTCACGGTCATATTTGCTCCGCTGCACCATCGCCTCCATCCCCGCCA encodes:
- a CDS encoding FadR/GntR family transcriptional regulator, with amino-acid sequence MTASQETAGGIPASPAWVRRPASLARAVTAELVERIVRGVHPPGTPLPPEPALCEAFSVSRTVVREAVKVLQEKGLVQVRQGAGTMVTPPAMWDMLDELVLAATIAEDETLAILDDVVVTRRVLESDMANVAARLAGPDTVERLRALVDRMDELVDDHVTYADSDRAFHDTIMQASGNRIARGVVRALENQVIHTARYTGRTERALCVASNLGHRRIYERIAARDPDGAAEAMFNHITEAWVVRRSGPADPVRLRR